In a single window of the Tribolium castaneum strain GA2 chromosome 8, icTriCast1.1, whole genome shotgun sequence genome:
- the LOC659469 gene encoding protein takeout — translation MLRFLTFVVILVVVQSVKLPPNFRKCNRSQPNLKQCVLEAAQHGVSQLTKPFPHLNIPSLAPLLVPELNIIKDGQGKVAVNQYFTDCKFYGFNNIKFDQFEFDFDKKTLQVKGVFPDITKSCHYKMDGKILLLPVKGEGPSTAVLKNVKTVCRLHYDEVKNNGKTYMKFTKSELDIEPDFVSFNFENLFNGDKALGDNVNKVLNENWRDVFHDVKDDHIQVVNKILLSLMNNFFAKVSIEEAFD, via the exons ATGTTGAGATTCTTAACGTTTGTTGTAATCCTCGTGGTGGTTCAAAGTGTTAAATTAC ccCCAAATTTTCGCAAATGTAACCGCAGTCAGCCCAATTTGAAGCAATGTGTGTTGGAGGCGGCCCAACACGGGGTCTCCCAACTCACTAAACCGTTCCCACACCTGAATATTCCAAGCTTGGCCCCTTTGCTCGTCCCCGAATTAAATATCATCAAAGACGGCCAAGGGAAAGTAGCAGTGAACCAATATTTCACCGATTGCAAATTTTACGGCTTCAATAACATCAAATTCGACCAATTTGA ATTTGACTTTGATAAGAAAACTCTCCAAGTCAAGGGAGTGTTCCCGGACATAACAAAAAGTTGCCACTATAAAATGGACGGAAAAATCCTGCTGTTGCCTGTGAAAGGTGAAGGCCCGAGTACAGCAGTCTTGA AAAATGTGAAAACGGTGTGTCGTTTACACTACGATGAGGTcaaaaataatggaaaaaCCTACATGAAGTTCACTAAAAGTGAACTGGATATTGAGCCAGATTTTgtaagcttcaattttgaaaatctctTCAATGGTGACAAGGCTTTGGGCGATAATGTGAACAAAGTACTCAACGAAAACTGGCGAGATGTCTTCCATGATGTCAAGGATGATCACATTCAAGTCGTCAATAAAATTCTCTTGAGTTTGATGAACAACTTCTTCGCCAAAGTCTCAATTGAAGAGGCTTTCGATTAA
- the LOC659528 gene encoding uncharacterized protein LOC659528 — protein MKTAIVLVLVAVAQSAKFPTNFHKCNRKDPDFDKCTLEAANNGLAQLTKDFPEIHLPSLNPLEVSELKIGAGSEGVVNVQQNFKNCKLYGIDKLRLDNFRFDFEKKVLEGNGFIPEIKKLCDYELNGKVLLLPIVGTGKSTVILRDIKLGAHYNFEEVQKKGKHFMNFKSFTVSFNPDFVSFDFENLFNGDKQLGDNINKVLNENYKEVFADVQKGYEEGFGLVVENILNNLFAKVSIEEAFDYPNAILQFTAKYNAIILIILQKNTYTFTHIKDKSFTKIANNMKTLLIVFVVALKCQAVKFPHTFKLCKRSDPDFPKCLREAAEFNIHQLVHPFKDLRIPGLKPLLIPSLVIGSGKRAVAVEQRFHNCNFHGFEHVLLEKFEFDFKKNTLIIDSHIPEVTKKCDYKLSGRVLLLPIQGEGESTIVLKNVTIAGYFNYETVKRSGKTYLRFVDHHLSLDVSHVYYHFDNLFNGDKALGDNINKVLNDNWSEVFEDVKGGYSEVMNQIIQTLLNNFWSVVSLEDAFGEK, from the exons ATGAAGACAGCAattgttttggttttagtGGCGGTGGCCCAAAGTGCCAAGTTTc CCACAAATTTTCACAAATGTAACCGCAAAGACCCCGATTTTGACAAATGCACCCTCGAAGCCGCCAATAATGGACTTGCACAGCTCACTAAAGATTTCCCCGAAATTCATTTACCGAGCCTGAACCCTTTGGAAGTTAGTGAACTTAAAATCGGGGCTGGGTCTGAAGGGGTGGTTAACGtccaacaaaatttcaaaaattgcaagTTGTACGGTATTGATAAACTACGTTTGGACAATTTCCG ttttgattttgaaaaaaaagtcctTGAAGGTAATGGCTTTATccctgaaattaaaaaactctgTGACTACGAACTCAACGGCAAAGTGCTCCTCTTACCAATTGTTGGCACCGGCAAAAGCACCGTTATTTTAA ggGATATTAAACTTGGGGCCCACTATAACTTCGAAGAAGTCCAAAAGAAGGGAAAACATTTCATGAATTTCAAATCCTTCACAGTGTCATTTAACCCCgattttgtttcatttgatttcGAGAATTTGTTCAATGGTGACAAACAACTGGGcgataatattaataaagtaCTGAACGAGAACTACAAGGAGGTGTTTGCTGATGTTCAGAAGGGCTATGAGGAAGGTTTTGGACTCGTGGTTGAAAATATTCTCAATAATTTGTTTGCCAAAGTCTCGATTGAGGAAGCTTTCGACT ATCCCAATGCGATTCTCCAGTTTACAGCGAAATacaatgcaattattttgataattttgcaaaaaaacacttacaCATTTACACATATAAAAGACAagagttttacaaaaattgcaaacaacaTGAAGACGttgttaattgtttttgtGGTGGCCCTCAAGTGCCAAGCTGTGAAATTTC cCCACACTTTCAAACTGTGCAAACGCTCAGATCCGGACTTTCCCAAGTGTTTGAGGGAAGCAGCTGAGTTTAATATTCACCAGCTAGTTCACCCGTTCAAAGATCTGAGAATACCGGGGCTCAAACCCTTACTGATTCCGTCACTGGTGATTGGGTCGGGCAAAAGGGCCGTCGCCGTCGAGCAACGTTTccataattgtaattttcacGGATTTGAACACgttttattggaaaaatttGA atttgattttaagaaaaatacgCTAATTATCGACAGCCACATTCCTGAAGTTACGAAAAAGTGTGATTATAAGTTAAGTGGCAGGGTTTTGCTTTTGCCGATACAGGGTGAAGGGGAAAGTACCATTGTGTTAA AAAACGTAACGATTGCGGGATATTTCAATTACGAGACTGTGAAACGAAGTGGAAAAACATATTTGAGGTTCGTTGACCATCACTTATCACTAGACGTCAGCCATGTTTACTACCATTTCGATAATCTCTTCAACGGTGATAAGGCCCTGGGTGATAACATCAACAAAGTGTTGAATGATAACTGGAGTGAAGTCTTCGAAGATGTGAAAGGTGGATATTCGGAAGTCATGAACCAGATAATTCAAACgctgttgaataatttttggtcGGTGGTCTCCCTTGAGGATGCTTTCGGCGAAAAATAG